One segment of Natronosalvus halobius DNA contains the following:
- a CDS encoding uroporphyrinogen-III synthase gives MRDLTVAVFRPDDDRLEDAIELVESLGATPVPDSMLAVEPTGASPREDADYAILTSKTGVELVAGSAESEERDRWDPGTATVCAIGPKTADALREQGYDPEIVPTEYTSSGLVADLEGRVDGARVEVARSDHGSPVLLEGIEAAGAYVHETVLYRLVRPDGSGDSTELAAAGDLDVACFTSSLTVTNWLEAADERGIRDAALEGLSNATVGVIGEPTRETAAAAGIDVDLVASEATFETLATETVELAAPTYYE, from the coding sequence GTGCGTGACCTCACCGTCGCCGTCTTTCGCCCCGACGACGACCGCCTCGAAGACGCTATCGAATTGGTCGAGTCCCTCGGCGCGACGCCCGTTCCCGACTCGATGCTGGCCGTCGAGCCGACCGGCGCGAGTCCGCGCGAAGACGCGGATTACGCGATCCTGACGAGCAAGACGGGGGTCGAACTCGTCGCCGGGTCGGCCGAGAGCGAAGAACGTGACCGCTGGGACCCGGGTACCGCGACCGTCTGTGCCATCGGCCCGAAGACCGCCGACGCCCTCCGCGAACAGGGGTACGATCCCGAAATCGTCCCCACGGAGTACACCTCGAGCGGTCTCGTGGCCGACCTCGAGGGCCGCGTCGACGGCGCTCGCGTCGAGGTCGCCCGGAGTGACCACGGAAGTCCGGTCCTGCTCGAGGGGATCGAGGCCGCCGGCGCCTACGTCCACGAGACCGTCCTCTACCGACTCGTCCGGCCCGACGGGAGCGGCGATTCCACGGAACTCGCCGCCGCGGGGGACCTCGACGTGGCCTGTTTCACCTCCTCGCTGACGGTCACCAACTGGCTTGAGGCCGCTGACGAGCGGGGTATTCGGGACGCGGCGCTCGAAGGACTCTCGAATGCCACGGTCGGCGTCATCGGCGAGCCGACGCGCGAGACCGCAGCCGCGGCAGGAATCGACGTCGACCTGGTCGCGAGCGAGGCGACGTTCGAGACGCTGGCGACCGAGACGGTCGAGCTGGCGGCGCCGACGTACTACGAGTGA